The genomic interval TCCACCGATGAGGTGTTCGGCAGCCTGGGACCGGAAGGCTATTTCACCGAATCGACGCCGTACAACCCGCGCTCGCCGTATGCCGCCTCCAAGGCGGCCAGCGACCATTTCGTGCGGGCTTACTGGCACACCTACGGCCTGCCCGTGGTGATCTCGAACTGTTCGAATAACTACGGCCCTTACCAGTTTCCCGAGAAACTCATCCCGCTGGTCATCCTGAATGCGCTGGAGAACCGCCCCATCCCCATCTACGGCAAGGGCGAGAACGTCCGCGACTGGCTCTACGTGCGGGACCACTGCACGGCCATCGAGCGCATTCTGCTTTCCGGACAGACCGGACAGACCTACCTGGTCAGCGCGGGCTGCGAGCGCAAGAACCTGGAGCTGGTGCAGCAACTGCTGGATCTGATCGACGAGGAACTGGGGCGGCCCGTGGGCCAGTCGCGGCAGCTCATTACGTTTGTGAAGGACCGGCCGGGCCATGACTTTCGCTATGCGCTCGACGCCTCCCGGCTACGGGAAGAGCTGGGCTGGGCGCCGGCCTACACGCTGGAAGAAGGGCTGCGCGAGACGGTTCGCTGGTACCTGTCGCACCGCGACTGGCTGGAGGCCGTGGCCGACGCATCGTATCGCGCCTACTACGAAAAACAATACGCCTTGCGCTGAATGGAACGCCCGCTCAAAGGGATCGTGCTGGCCGGCGGTACGGGCAGCCGTCTCTATCCGCTGACGAAGGTCACGAACAAGCACCTGCTGCCCGTCGGCCGCTATCCGATGATCTACCATCCGCTGATCCGGATGCGTCGTGTGGGCATCCGGGAAGTGGCCGTCGTGACCAGCCCCGAACACATGGGCGACGTGGTCAACCTGCTGGGCAGCGGCCGCGACTTCGGGCTGGACCTGACCTACCGTGTGCAGGACGAGCCCGGCGGCATCGCCCAGGCCATCGGGCTGTGCGAGCGCTTCGTCGACGGCGACCCGTTCCTGGTCATCCTCGGCGACAACATCCTCTCGGAAGACCTGCACGACGAGGTAGCCGCCTACCAGGAGCAACTGCGGCGCGACGGGGGCGGCGCGCGTGTGCTGCTGAAAGAAGTGCCCGACCCGGAGCGCTACGGCGTGCCCCGCATCGAAGGCGATCGGATCGTGGAGATCATCGAAAAGCCGGCCCGGCCGCCCAGCCGTTATGCCGTCACCGGCATCTACTTCTACGATGCCTATGCCTTCGAAGTCATCCGCCACCTGAAGCCCAGTGCCCGGGGCGAACTGGAGGTGAGCGACGTCAGCAACGCCTATATTGCCCGCGGCCAGCTCTCCTACGGCATTCTGAAGGGCTGGTGGGGCGATGCCGGCACGATCGAAGGCTGGCACGAGGCCAACCGCCTGGCCCGGGATCTGATCTACGAAGAGCTGGAAAACCTGCGTCCGAATCGGCGATGAACTGGAAAGAAGGTCCAATCGAAGGCGTCGTCATTCGGCCGCTCAAGCGCTACGAAGACGCCCGCGGGTGGCTGGCCGAGTTTTTTCGGCAGGACGAACTGGATCCATCGGTCTATCCCGTCATGGGATACGTTTCGCTGAC from Rhodothermus marinus carries:
- the rfbB gene encoding dTDP-glucose 4,6-dehydratase, whose product is MSEKTPPVIHRPEVVLVTGGAGFIGSNFLLYMVPRYPEVQFINLDSLTYAGNLLNLRDIEDAPNYRFVRGDVADAPLVERLFREHGITTVVHFAAESHVDRSIMTPLSFVLTNTVGTVTLLEAARKAWGDHADPERFRFYHISTDEVFGSLGPEGYFTESTPYNPRSPYAASKAASDHFVRAYWHTYGLPVVISNCSNNYGPYQFPEKLIPLVILNALENRPIPIYGKGENVRDWLYVRDHCTAIERILLSGQTGQTYLVSAGCERKNLELVQQLLDLIDEELGRPVGQSRQLITFVKDRPGHDFRYALDASRLREELGWAPAYTLEEGLRETVRWYLSHRDWLEAVADASYRAYYEKQYALR
- a CDS encoding sugar phosphate nucleotidyltransferase; amino-acid sequence: MERPLKGIVLAGGTGSRLYPLTKVTNKHLLPVGRYPMIYHPLIRMRRVGIREVAVVTSPEHMGDVVNLLGSGRDFGLDLTYRVQDEPGGIAQAIGLCERFVDGDPFLVILGDNILSEDLHDEVAAYQEQLRRDGGGARVLLKEVPDPERYGVPRIEGDRIVEIIEKPARPPSRYAVTGIYFYDAYAFEVIRHLKPSARGELEVSDVSNAYIARGQLSYGILKGWWGDAGTIEGWHEANRLARDLIYEELENLRPNRR